One region of Eupeodes corollae chromosome 1, idEupCoro1.1, whole genome shotgun sequence genomic DNA includes:
- the LOC129949458 gene encoding proline, histidine and glycine-rich protein 1-like has translation MAPHGHCGDGPCRCGPGHNGGHGHHHGPGHHGPGHHGPEHHGPGHHGPGHHGPGHHGPAHHGPGHHGPGHHGPVDGHHHHHHGPPHHHHGPPPHHHGPPHHDHHHGPPHHGGSGILVLTPGHRC, from the coding sequence atggcACCACACGGACATTGCGGTGATGGACCATGCAGATGTGGCCCAGGACACAATGGAGGACATGGACATCACCACGGTCCTGGACACCATGGACCTGGACACCATGGTCCTGAACACCATGGACCAGGCCACCACGGACCAGGACACCATGGTCCCGGACACCATGGTCCTGCACATCACGGTCCTGGTCACCACGGCCCAGGACATCATGGCCCAGTCGATGGTcatcaccaccatcatcatgGGCCTCCACACCATCATCATGGGCCACCACCCCACCACCATGGACCCCCTCATCACGACCATCATCACGGTCCTCCACACCACGGAGGCTCAGGAATACTTGTACTCACTCCAGGTCATCGATGTTAA